In the Purpureocillium takamizusanense chromosome 5, complete sequence genome, one interval contains:
- a CDS encoding uncharacterized protein (TransMembrane:10 (i132-151o163-186i198-218o238-264i271-292o312-333i345-364o384-406i427-449o455-479i)~EggNog:ENOG503NWEY~COG:P) gives MAATHRAQVVMTHSHRASPAMSPQSTGYESPTEENQPPFFSSPSPAPSFNQSHASAVVASGLAAHGQVSRAPFTLRPPNVVASAPGGQPHPVRDPGRRGPHQSSLNGMVEKTETPLPGARVTLKDRIACYQWTYFTMTMATGGIANVIHSLPYQASWVTGLGVFFVLLNVSLFLLHCVLIAARFYLRPGSFVRSFTDQVESLFIPAFFVSIAIIMINTCEYGVPRAGVWLLRTMEVMFWFYVALSVFASAGIYLVLWSTLIFPVHTMTPTWVFPAYPLLLTAPFASTLIAAAETSSHTLSLNATAVALGAATTQGTGCLIAFMISSAFVYRLMTQKLPRDTQRPGVFMSIGPFGFTAAGIAQLGNQAKQIFPHDFLGSDTAVDIIRVVSILVGLWLWGLAVWFFLVSVGSLWKYARLRSSLPFQMTWWSFVFPNTALVTATQVMGRVFQSKGLRLFGSIMTVALVVVWVGVFVTMINCLRTRKLLWPKSSNSA, from the exons atggccgccacccATCGCGCCCAAGTGGTGATGACGCATTCTCACCgagcctcgcccgccatgtcaCCCCAGTCCACCGGATATGAGTCGCCCACCGAGGAGAACCAgccccccttcttctcatcaccgtccccggcgccgagcttcAACCAATCTCATGCGTCCGCTGTCGTTGCATCAGGCCTCGCGGCTCACGGACAAGTCTCCCGCGCCCCCTTCACCTTACGGCCGCCGAATGTCGTAGCATCGGCCCCTGGTGGCCAGCCACATCCAGTCCGCGATCCCGGCCGTCGGGGCCCCCATCAATCAAGCCTCAATGGCATGGTAGAAAAGACGGAGACCCCGTTGCCCGGCGCAAGAGTTACCCTCAAAGACCGCATCGCCTGCTACCAGTGGACCTACTTCACCATGaccatggccacgggcggcatcgccaacgTCATCCACTCTCTTCCTTACCAGGCATCTTGGGTCACTGGTTTGGGTGTCTTCTTCGTCCTTCTCAACGTGTCGCTTTTCCTGCTTCACtgcgtcctcatcgccgcaCGCTTCTATCTGCGTCCGGGCAGTTTCGTCAGGTCCTTTACCGACCAAGTCGAGTCTCTCTTCATCCCGGCCTTTTTTGTTTCCATTGCAATCATCATGATCAACACGTGCGAGTACGGCgtgccgcgggcgggcgtctggcTACTCAGGACCATGGAAGTCATGTTCTGGTTTTATGTGGCGCTGAGCGTCTTTGCGAGTGCCGGCATCTACCTCGTCCTCTGGTCAACCCT CATCTTTCCCGTCCACACCATGACACCAACATGGGTCTTTCCAGCGTACCCTTTGTTGCTCACGGCTCCTTTCGCCTCCACCTTgatcgccgctgccgagacCTCAAGCCACACGCTGTCGCTCAACGCCACAGCCGTTGCCCTCGGTGCCGCAACGACTCAGGGGACTGGGTGTCTTATTGCCTTTATGATCTCTTCAGCCTTTGTCTACCGGTTGATGACGCAGAAACTGCCGCGCGACACCCAGCGGCCCGGTGTT TTCATGTCGATAGGACCATTTGGCTTCACCGCCGCAGGCATTGCACAGCTCGGGAACCAGGCCAAGCAAATCTTTCCTCACGACTTTCTTGGTAGCGACACtgccgtcgacatcatcagAGTCGTGTCCATCCTAGTtgggctctggctctggggCCTCGCCGTGTGGTTTTTTCTCGTCTCCGTGGGCTCACTTTGGAAGTACGCCCGGTTGCGGAGCAGCCTGCCTTTTCAAATGACGTGGTGGTCGTTTGTATTTCCCAACACAGCATTG GTCACGGCTACTCAGGTCATGGGCCGAGTCTTTCAGAGCAAGGGCCTGCGGCTCTTTGGCTCCATCATGACGgtggccctcgtcgtcgtctgggtgggcgtcttcgtcaccaTGATTAACTGCCTGCGGACGAGGAAGCTGTTGTGGCCCAAGAGTAGTAACAGTGCCTGA
- a CDS encoding uncharacterized protein (COG:O~EggNog:ENOG503P0MU) produces the protein MAASFSSSSLDPLDLAQTALKRVADIASSLGVQHRRPVCGRLGAELLLAAQYLDTAAGVPAQEERLRLRVTKLLRDLATICCWHRQTSTPSSSGNNNNNDDGHALLDAIVRLPPGSLLYRTALGEIGKGLLRITSQTAEAEKAIFHIQRFTKRDGTHKQQRRREAADNEFPAKRSTPAEYPNHINMLAYNALREHMCCSCHCDGEHLTRLLLRPPPLQNTAHNGHVQFDMLFSARAWKGAGSGHWQDVQLLVPRAKRSKKRARILSLESNDDIQPLPSPPEPLSVRVDHGQFCKLISSETRSRVCLTVHDGKLHKTGFDHLRQIVQHAPGISLANLLRIHHLSARMKVTLAYILAQSVWQYYDSDWMKTAWTSETIQFIEECAGEQGGIFAFKPYLSVRFGDEEDPLAGERSTIDGEIHHYPRVRALGTMLVEIGIGSPLPMNYSARTISSSVAAAVNEHLLQAIQHSKNERLWRDCDYPDYLAAVSSCLHPCIFGSATSMPAVGGEGEEPFIHGLKRRRDILYDKVVFPLEELLQRTRWMDQLTSISPLETPTESVPAHGVVAEQLPSPAKDADDAGAAPPAQTDPESKRKARRWLLQMRRLNHELAAAQAKPISPAARVRIAVLDTGCDDNAAFFLHSDHGSRLQEWKDWVDESEQWQDQHGHGTHLVSLIMQIAPDALMYVARVARSPDELLGASDNVAKAISWASKEWRADIISMSFGYAEEQRNISRAIRGALYERDDAVLFFAAASNYGANEREMFPARHDSVISIRCTNFDGDFEGFNPARSQDEETAFGTLGMDVPSSWLSTHHQAEEYKSGSSVAAAVAAAMAAGLLGYAGLRSGGCASLNVAEKLRTRKGMLAVFRALATPTLKERYLYLAPWKWMEGSDEVRWATLVAALSRVC, from the exons ATGGCTGCTTctttctcctcgtcgtcgttggacCCGCTGGATCTCGCACAGACGGCCCTCAAGCGGGTAGCCGACATTGCCTCGTCGCTCGGCGTGCAGCACAGGCGGCCCGTGTGCgggcgtctcggcgccgagctcctcctgGCGGCGCAGTATCTCGACACAGCCGCGGGCGTGCCAGCACAGgaggagcggctgcggctgcgcgtgACGAAGCTACTTAGAGATCTCGCGACTATTTGCTGC TGGCATCGTcagacgtcgacgccgtcgtcctcgggcaacaacaacaacaacgatGACGGGCATGCGCTTCTGGACGCCATAGTACGGCTGCCGCCCGGGTCGCTGCTGTATAGGACGGCACTGGGGGAAATTGGGAAAGGGCTTCTGCGGATTACGTcgcagacggccgaggccgaaaaGGCCATCTTTCACATCCAGAGGTTCACCAAGCGCGATGGCACCCACaaacagcagcggcggcgggaagcCGCCGACAATGAGTTCCCGGCGAAAAGGAGCACGCCGGCCGAGTATCCCAACCACATCAACATGCTGGCCTACAATGCCCTGCGGGAGCACATGTGCTGTTCCTGTCACTGTGATGGCGAGCACCTGAcacggctgctgctgcggccgccgccgttgcaaAACACCGCGCATAATGGTCACGTTCAATTTGACATGCTCTTCTCCGCACGAGCGTGGAAGGGAGCTGGATCTGGTCATTGGCAGGATGTGCAGCTGTTGGTGCCGCG GGCGAAGAGGTCAAAAAAGCGAGCAAGAATCCTCAGTCTCGAGAGCAATGATGATATCCAGCCGctcccatcgccgccggagccTCTGTCCGTCCGAGTTGACCACGGTCAGTTCTGCAAACTCATCAGCTCAGAAACCAGGTCACGCGTCTGCCTCACCGTTCACGACGGCAAGCTGCACAAGACGGGCTTCGATCACCTGAGGCAGATCGTCCAGCACGCGCCCGGCATCTCGCTCGCCAACCTGCTCAGGATCCATCACCTGTCAGCCAGGATGAAAGTGACGCTGGCGTACATTCTTGCACAGTCGGTCTGGCAGTACTACGATTCGGACtggatgaagacggcgtggacgagcGAGACGATACAGTTCATCGAGGAGTGCGCCGGCGAACAAGGCGGGATCTTTGCATTTAAGCCCTACCTCTCCGTTCgcttcggcgacgaggaggacccCCTAGCTGGCGAGCGCAGTACCATCGACGGTGAGATCCACCACTACCCGCGGGTTCGCGCCCTCGGGACCATGCTGGTCGAGATTGGAATCGGCTCGCCGCTCCCTATGAATTATTCGGCGCGCACCAtttcgtcgtcggtggcggcggccgtgaaCGAGCATCTGCTACAGGCCATACAGCACTCGAAGAACGAGCGCCTCTGGAGAGACTGTGACTACCCCGACTACCTGGCCGCGGTCAGCAGCTGTTTGCACCCTTGCATCTTCGGCTCCGCGACGTCCATGCcggccgttggcggcgaagGAGAGGAGCCCTTTATTCACGGCCTCAAGCGGCGAAGGGACATTCTGTACGACAAGGTCGTCTTTCCGCTCGAGGAACTGCTCCAGAGGACTCGATGGATGGACCAATTGACGTCAATCAGCCCTCTCGAGACACCCACCGAGAGCGTCCCAGCacatggcgtcgtcgctgagcAGCTGCCGTCCCCCGCCAAAGATGCAGATGATGCCGGTGCagctccgccggcgcagacggATCCGGAGAGCAAGAGAAAAGCTAGGCGCTGGCTCTTACAGATGCGGCGGCTTAACCATGAACTCgcagcggcgcaggcgaAGCCGATCAGCCCTGCGGCCCGCGTCCGGATCGCTGTGCTCGATACCGGCTGTGACGACAatgccgccttcttcctccactCGGATCATGGCTCTCGTCTCCAGGAGTGGAAGGACTGGGTCGACGAGTCGGAGCAGTGGCAGGATCAACACGGGCATGGAACTCACCTAGTATCTCTGATAATGCAGATCGCTCCGGACGCCCTCATGTATGTGGCTCGGGTGGCCAGGAGCCCCGATGAACTTCTGGGCGCGAGCGACAACGTAGCCAAG GCTATCTCGTGGGCGAGCAAGGAGTGGAGGGCCGATATCATTTCCATGTCGTTCGGAtacgccgaggagcagcgcaaCATCAGCAGGGCGATCCGCGGGGCGCTATACGagcgcgacgatgccgtcctcttcttcgccgcggCCTCCAACTATGGCGCCAACGAGAGGGAAATGTTCCCCGCCCGACACGACTCCGTCATTTCGATCCGCTGCACAAACTTCGACGGCGACTTTGAAGGATTCAACCCCGCACGGAgccaggacgaggagacggcctTCGGCACGCTGGGTATGGATGTCCCGTCTTCGTGGCTGAGCACCCACCATCAAGCAGAGGAGTACAAGTCTGGCTCctcggtcgcggcggccgtcgcggcggccatggctgcgggTCTTCTCGGATACGCAGGGCTCAGGTCGGGAGGGTGTGCATCCCTAAACGTGGCTGAGAAGCTCCGCACGCGCAAGGGAATGTTAGCCGTATTCAGGGCCCTGGCCACACCGACGCTGAAAGAGCGCTATCTATATTTGGCGCCGTGGAAATGGATGGAAGGCTCCGATGAGGTGCGATGGGCGACACTGGTGGCGGCACTCTCTCGTGTCTGCTGA
- a CDS encoding uncharacterized protein (COG:O~EggNog:ENOG503P0MU~MEROPS:MER0019280) → MAASFSSSSLDPLDLAQTALKRVADIASSLGVQHRRPVCGRLGAELLLAAQYLDTAAGVPAQEERLRLRVTKLLRDLATICCWHRQTSTPSSSGNNNNNDDGHALLDAIVRLPPGSLLYRTALGEIGKGLLRITSQTAEAEKAIFHIQRFTKRDGTHKQQRRREAADNEFPAKRSTPAEYPNHINMLAYNALREHMCCSCHCDGEHLTRLLLRPPPLQNTAHNGHVQFDMLFSARAWKGAGSGHWQDVQLLVPRAKRSKKRARILSLESNDDIQPLPSPPEPLSVRVDHGQFCKLISSETRSRVCLTVHDGKLHKTGFDHLRQIVQHAPGISLANLLRIHHLSARMKVTLAYILAQSVWQYYDSDWMKTAWTSETIQFIEECAGEQGGIFAFKPYLSVRFGDEEDPLAGERSTIDGEIHHYPRVRALGTMLVEIGIGSPLPMNYSARTISSSVAAAVNEHLLQAIQHSKNERLWRDCDYPDYLAAVSSCLHPCIFGSATSMPAVGGEGEEPFIHGLKRRRDILYDKVVFPLEELLQRTRWMDQLTSISPLETPTESVPAHGVVAEQLPSPAKDADDAGAAPPAQTDPESKRKARRWLLQMRRLNHELAAAQAKPISPAARVRIAVLDTGCDDNAAFFLHSDHGSRLQEWKDWVDESEQWQDQHGHGTHLVSLIMQIAPDALMYVARVARSPDELLGASDNVAKVLYLLGPRVEPDTAD, encoded by the exons ATGGCTGCTTctttctcctcgtcgtcgttggacCCGCTGGATCTCGCACAGACGGCCCTCAAGCGGGTAGCCGACATTGCCTCGTCGCTCGGCGTGCAGCACAGGCGGCCCGTGTGCgggcgtctcggcgccgagctcctcctgGCGGCGCAGTATCTCGACACAGCCGCGGGCGTGCCAGCACAGgaggagcggctgcggctgcgcgtgACGAAGCTACTTAGAGATCTCGCGACTATTTGCTGC TGGCATCGTcagacgtcgacgccgtcgtcctcgggcaacaacaacaacaacgatGACGGGCATGCGCTTCTGGACGCCATAGTACGGCTGCCGCCCGGGTCGCTGCTGTATAGGACGGCACTGGGGGAAATTGGGAAAGGGCTTCTGCGGATTACGTcgcagacggccgaggccgaaaaGGCCATCTTTCACATCCAGAGGTTCACCAAGCGCGATGGCACCCACaaacagcagcggcggcgggaagcCGCCGACAATGAGTTCCCGGCGAAAAGGAGCACGCCGGCCGAGTATCCCAACCACATCAACATGCTGGCCTACAATGCCCTGCGGGAGCACATGTGCTGTTCCTGTCACTGTGATGGCGAGCACCTGAcacggctgctgctgcggccgccgccgttgcaaAACACCGCGCATAATGGTCACGTTCAATTTGACATGCTCTTCTCCGCACGAGCGTGGAAGGGAGCTGGATCTGGTCATTGGCAGGATGTGCAGCTGTTGGTGCCGCG GGCGAAGAGGTCAAAAAAGCGAGCAAGAATCCTCAGTCTCGAGAGCAATGATGATATCCAGCCGctcccatcgccgccggagccTCTGTCCGTCCGAGTTGACCACGGTCAGTTCTGCAAACTCATCAGCTCAGAAACCAGGTCACGCGTCTGCCTCACCGTTCACGACGGCAAGCTGCACAAGACGGGCTTCGATCACCTGAGGCAGATCGTCCAGCACGCGCCCGGCATCTCGCTCGCCAACCTGCTCAGGATCCATCACCTGTCAGCCAGGATGAAAGTGACGCTGGCGTACATTCTTGCACAGTCGGTCTGGCAGTACTACGATTCGGACtggatgaagacggcgtggacgagcGAGACGATACAGTTCATCGAGGAGTGCGCCGGCGAACAAGGCGGGATCTTTGCATTTAAGCCCTACCTCTCCGTTCgcttcggcgacgaggaggacccCCTAGCTGGCGAGCGCAGTACCATCGACGGTGAGATCCACCACTACCCGCGGGTTCGCGCCCTCGGGACCATGCTGGTCGAGATTGGAATCGGCTCGCCGCTCCCTATGAATTATTCGGCGCGCACCAtttcgtcgtcggtggcggcggccgtgaaCGAGCATCTGCTACAGGCCATACAGCACTCGAAGAACGAGCGCCTCTGGAGAGACTGTGACTACCCCGACTACCTGGCCGCGGTCAGCAGCTGTTTGCACCCTTGCATCTTCGGCTCCGCGACGTCCATGCcggccgttggcggcgaagGAGAGGAGCCCTTTATTCACGGCCTCAAGCGGCGAAGGGACATTCTGTACGACAAGGTCGTCTTTCCGCTCGAGGAACTGCTCCAGAGGACTCGATGGATGGACCAATTGACGTCAATCAGCCCTCTCGAGACACCCACCGAGAGCGTCCCAGCacatggcgtcgtcgctgagcAGCTGCCGTCCCCCGCCAAAGATGCAGATGATGCCGGTGCagctccgccggcgcagacggATCCGGAGAGCAAGAGAAAAGCTAGGCGCTGGCTCTTACAGATGCGGCGGCTTAACCATGAACTCgcagcggcgcaggcgaAGCCGATCAGCCCTGCGGCCCGCGTCCGGATCGCTGTGCTCGATACCGGCTGTGACGACAatgccgccttcttcctccactCGGATCATGGCTCTCGTCTCCAGGAGTGGAAGGACTGGGTCGACGAGTCGGAGCAGTGGCAGGATCAACACGGGCATGGAACTCACCTAGTATCTCTGATAATGCAGATCGCTCCGGACGCCCTCATGTATGTGGCTCGGGTGGCCAGGAGCCCCGATGAACTTCTGGGCGCGAGCGACAACGTAGCCAAGGTACTCTACTTGTTAGGCCCTCGCGTCGAGCCCGACACTGCCGACTGA
- a CDS encoding uncharacterized protein (COG:S~EggNog:ENOG503P8W4) produces the protein MNGYPAGGVPYGYGASALSPPMTSPKSKISPDGYRRDAPNIFGRDAPRFNLVSALSSSMPSRQLALTRPQGATGNATAKPAVVDLKDPIQVHLLTETALSDSKGYEILTQEEVDDLKKQSQLLAQRVESTRTNLAIQSKYRDAAVSMAKLYRPGGANASAPDDPNALEAEREREACEQKCEELAAELFNLEKRLMIPQRRLLEHTAGILQLTHKASQRRAPLQNGQPPNGIPGSPESLYTYSHSRNSFDQPGEEHHLDDPSLYQLESLESVNGRAVRKNAIEIPMKSPIREQNQMDRVREENLQLRGQTDMLIKKLQSLNMSLRETIVRFNPEVNSAYLEPPGDTVPQDAKPTELIKSQIDYLESGLVAVQAEQDSFAGGKDIGERIESLNLQVRDLLMSSDPHYVPTPIPAESDVQGGLSFLEDSLRLADSQLGRALSKGIDNNSGPVLNDLWDGIQKGFIDAKQRKEDRKRSRLDKGLPDEDDMSEDEAFDTNEQYSLNSFATRVQWLHSQASTLKDQKYVLKRQIKQQRELNNKSDAEKDEELSRKQEELEQSRELLSRAEKDAMDAQRMLSEALQDLEKERGSAGAAEAAGAAIRDREAKISALEATLKEAQSKLASAEANDQGSGQKLATFEAQIAALTQEKATADDNAQRLQQQLDEKTATLAANAKAIKTKEDELELLNMTLAELKTEVTIARAELDGAYGSRAERAAEVAAIKTSAEVVKLQNQVDRLKKELGETVQELEAITKETIGSEREKLELEAKLDEALSAKASFEVDAQKTRERMAKLQEDLDAERLKASAGGGRPGAGASMLSEQFRATMREERKKFQEDLKEERARCRKLEEELGRLKRSQGPGKSPLSPRQ, from the exons ATGAATGGGTATCCTGCGGGAGGCGTTCCCTATGGCTACGGGGCCTCCgccctgtcgccgccgatgacgagcccCAAGAGCAAGATTTCGCCGGACGGATACAGGAGAGATGCTCCCAATATCTTTGGTCGCGATGCCCCGCGATTCAACTTGGTGAGCGCGCTCTCCTcttcgatgccgtcgagaCAATTGGCCCTAACACGTCCGCAGGGGGCCACCGGCAATGCGACAGCCAAACCGGCCGTCGTGGACCTCAAGGACCCCATTCAGGTTCACCTGCTCACCGAGACGGCGCTATCAGACAGCAAGGGCTACGAAATATTGACGCAAGAAGAGGTGGATGATCTGAAGAAACAGtcgcagctcctcgcgcaaCGTGTCGAATCAACCCGGACGAATCTCGCGATCCAGTCAAAATACCGAGATGCGGCCGTCTCCATGGCGAAACTCTACCGACCCGGAGGCGCCAACGCGTCCGCTCCCGACGACCCCAACGCACTTGAAGCCGAGCGGGAAAGGGAAGCGTGCGAGCAGAAATGCGAAGAGTTGGCCGCGGAGCTCTTCAACCTGGAGAAGCGGCTCATGATTCCTCAGCGCCGCTTGCTCGAGCATACCGCCGGCATTCTGCAGCTCACCCACAAGGCCTCCCAGAGGAGGGCACCATTGCAAAATGGCCAGCCTCCAAACGGCATTCCAGGAAGCCCCGAGAGCCTCTACACCTACTCGCACAGCAGGAACAGCTTTGATcagcccggcgaggagcatCATCTCGATGATCCCAGCTTGTATCAGCTGGAGTCGCTCGAGAGCGTAAACGGGCGGGCAGTCCGGAAAAACGCCATCGAGATTCCCATGAAGTCCCCCATCCGAGAGCAGAACCAGATGGACCGCGTGCGAGAGGAGAACCTGCAGCTGCGTGGCCAGACGGACATGCTCATCAAAAAGCTTCAGAGCCTCAATATGTCGCTACGGGAAACCATTGTCAGGTTCAATCCCGAAGTGAACAGCGCTTATCTGGAACCGCCGGGAGACACCGTGCCGCAGGACGCGAAGCCTACTGAACTCATCAAGAGCCAGATCGACTACCTCGAAAGCGGTCTCGTTGCTGTACAAGCCGAGCAAGACTCCTTCGCGGGAGGCAAGGACATTGGCGAACGGATCGAGTCGCTGAATCTTCAAGTTCGGGATTTGCTCATGTCCTCTGACCCTCATTACGTGCCCACCCCTATCCCCGCAGAGTCTGACGTGCAGGGCGGCCTCTCGTTCCTCGAGGACTCGCTTCGCCTCGCTGACTCGCAACTGGGCCGTGCGTTATCCAAGGGCATAGATAACAACTCCGGCCCTGTGCTTAACGATCTGTGGGACGGCATCCAGAAAGGATTCATCGACGCAAAGCAACGCAAGGAAGACCGTAAGAGGTCCCGGTTGGACAAGGGTCTGCCCGACGAAGACGACAtgtccgaggacgaggcttTTGACACGAACGAGCAGTACTCTCTGAACTCATTCGCCACCAGGGTGCAGTGGCTACACTCTCAAGCATCCACACTGAAAGATCAGAAATACGTGCTGAAGAGACAAATCAAGCAGCAGCGTGAGCTGAACAACAAGTCTGATGCCGAGAAGGACGAAGAGCTCAGCCGAaagcaggaggagctcgagcaaAGCCGCGAGCTCCTGTCGAGGGCCGAGAAggacgccatggacgcgcAAAGGATGCTGTCAGAAGCGCTGCAGGATTTGGAAAAGGAGAGGGGCTcagcaggcgccgccgaggctgccggAGCCGCCATTCGGGATCGCGAGGCCAAGATCAGCGCTCTTGAAGCAACGCTGAAGGAGGCGCAGAGCAAACTTGCTTCCGCCGAGGCAAATGACCAAGGATCCGGACAGAAGCTGGCCACTTTCGAGGCGCAAATTGCGGCTCTGACGCAAGAAAaggccaccgccgacgacaacgcgcAGAGGCTGCAACAGCAGCTGGACGAAAAGACGGCGACCCTTGCGGCAAacgccaaggccatcaaaacgaaggaggacgagctggagctgctcaacaTGACCCTCGCGGAGCTCAAGACGGAGGTGACCATTGCTCGGGCGGAACTGGACGGCGCATATGGATCCCGTGCAGAACGCGCGGCAGAAGTTGCGGCCATCAAGACCAGCGCCGAGGTCGTCAAGCTTCAGAATCAGGTCGATCGGCTCAagaaggagctcggcgagacggtccaggagctggaggccaTCACCAAGGAGACTATCGGCTCGGAGCGCgagaagctggagctggaaGCCAAGTTGGACGAGGCCCTGTCCGCCAAAGCATCTTTCGAGGTCGACGCGCAGAAGACACGAGAGCGGATGGCCAAGCTCCAAGAGGACTTGGATGCGGAGAGGCTAAAGGCATCTGCCGGAGGAGGTAGGCCCGGAGCTGGGGCATCTATGCTGAGTGAGCAGTTCCGCGCGACGATGCGGGAGGAGCGCAAGAAATTCCAGGAGGACTTGAAA GAGGAGCGTGCAAGGTGCCGCAAGCTGGAAGAGGAGCTCGGCCGGCTCAAAAGAAGTCAAGGGCCAGGCAAGAGCCCTCTCAGCCCCCGGCAGTAA
- a CDS encoding uncharacterized protein (COG:S~BUSCO:EOG09264W1U~EggNog:ENOG503NX88~TransMembrane:3 (n11-21c25/26o49-72i84-106o118-136i)) — protein sequence MTFTNAPVTRLAVLGLVSVSIAASMLDVKHYFYVLIDTHLWRYRQFWRLLAYQACYTNSTEVLFAAMSLYNMRVVERMWGPRKYASFLIVTYLLTAFIPLLVMAVLRPLSSTLFNYMPAGPTPIIFAVLAQFYAMVPHMYKYRVATSQAPPTSEPFRGVTFSDKTYQYLIAFHLALLQWPGSVIGAGVGWLVGHAWRGGVLPVALMSWRLPGWMVGLSPQRRSAEFEGLRRRLEGENSTGVSTGVQGQPDGGQADRRRTMGQQIVDQFREAL from the exons ATGACGTTCACCAATGCGCCCGTCACGCGCCTGGCggtcctcgggctcgtcTCCGTGTCCATCGCCGCGAGCATGCTCGACGTCAAGCACTACTTCTACGTCCTCATCGACACCCACCTATGGCGCTACCGGCAGTTCTGGCGGCTTCTCGCCTACCAGGCCTGCTACACCAACTCGACCGAGGTCCTCTTTGCGGCCATGTCGCTCTACAACATGAGGGTTGTCGAGCGCATGTGGGGGCCTCGCAAGTACGCT TCATTCCTCATCGTCACGTACCTGTTGACGGCCTTTATCCCGctcctcgtcatggccgtccTCCGCCCATTGTCCTCCACCCTCTTCAACTAcatgcccgccggcccgacaCCCATCATctttgccgtcctcgcccagtTCTACGCCATGGTGCCGCACATGTACAAGTACCGAGTGGCCACGTCGCAAGCCCCGCCCACGAGCGAGCCTTTCCGCGGCGTCACCTTCTCGGACAAGACATATCAGTACCTCATCGCCTTTCACCTGGCCCTTCTGCAGTGGCCCGGCTCGGTGATCGGGGCCGGCGTGGGGTGGCTCGTGGGGCACGCGTGGaggggcggcgtgctgccgGTGGCGCTGATGTCGTGGCGGCTGCCCGGCTGGATGGTCGGGCTGAGCCCCCAGAGACGCAGCGCCGAGTTTGAAGGGCTGAGGCGAaggctcgagggcgagaatTCGACGGGCGTCTCGACGGGCGTGCAGGGCCAGCCCGACGGTGGGCAGGCGGACAGAAGGCGCACCATGGGACAGCAGATAGTAGATCAGTTCCGCGAGGCTCTGTAG